TGTTCTTGACCTAGCGGGTAGTGTGTTTGAGCGCGACCAAACCGCCGATGATTGCGCCGATATAGAATGAGAACAGTCGCCAAAGCACAACGAAGACTCCAAGCATGTGCCGCGGACAGAGCATTGAATACAGCCCTGCCGCGCCGGCCTCGGCTACACCGCTTGCCCCGGGTGTAGGCACGAAGAGCAGTACCGTGGTCAGCAGTGTGTTGATGCCGACCACTCGGAATGTGTTCCCAGCCTCGAGCACGCCAAGGCCAGCAAGAAGCGATGCGCTCATGCCGAAGAACGCAACTCCGTAAACCAGCGTCAGCCCAGTAGCCGCAGCCAGAAGCTTCAGGTTGTGGCCGGACAGAAATAGTCTAAGACCGGCCAGAAAGTGTTCGGCCTCGGCTAGACCACGAGCCAGGAGGCGGCGTAGTCGGCCCGGGTGGTTCTCTTTGCCAGCTCGTTCCTGCCAGCGCCGAAGGACCCGGGGAAACGCAAGTCCAAGAATGATGAGTGCGGCACCGACCGCAATGATGACACCGACGTATGCGGTCAGGATGCGCAGTAGAAGTGAAGATACACCCAGGAACCCGGCGATGAACGGTGCGGACAGGAATACCAGGCCATAGAACAGAATGCCGCGGGCCAGAAGTACGGCTGACGCCTTTCCCGGACTGATGCCCCATTTGTTCATGCTGTAGAGTTGGAGCGGCAGACCGCCGACTTGGAAAGGTGTGATGGCGGCCATGAAATAGCCTACTAG
Above is a window of candidate division WOR-3 bacterium DNA encoding:
- a CDS encoding lysylphosphatidylglycerol synthase transmembrane domain-containing protein, translated to KPANGLPAPPVFRPTALRRGVRVFIALAVAAAVVVMVLTVNRDTLAGLARIRWYWLVLTGLLWIVATCSDGARLAVLSAAGEHRLGIRRSCEVILVGYFMAAITPFQVGGLPLQLYSMNKWGISPGKASAVLLARGILFYGLVFLSAPFIAGFLGVSSLLLRILTAYVGVIIAVGAALIILGLAFPRVLRRWQERAGKENHPGRLRRLLARGLAEAEHFLAGLRLFLSGHNLKLLAAATGLTLVYGVAFFGMSASLLAGLGVLEAGNTFRVVGINTLLTTVLLFVPTPGASGVAEAGAAGLYSMLCPRHMLGVFVVLWRLFSFYIGAIIGGLVALKHTTR